Proteins from one Dromiciops gliroides isolate mDroGli1 chromosome 6, mDroGli1.pri, whole genome shotgun sequence genomic window:
- the LOC122731217 gene encoding L-lactate dehydrogenase A chain-like isoform X1: protein MATTVKDQLILNVLKEDQVPQNKITVVGVGAVGMACAIIILMKDLADELALVDVIEDKLKGEMMDLQYGSLFLKTPKIVSGKDYSVTANSKLIVITTGARQQEGENHLNLVQRNVNIFKFIIPNIVKYSPNCKLLIVSNPVDILTYVAWKLSGFPKNRVIGSGCNLDSAHFHYLMEERLGVHSSSYHGWVLGEHGDSSVPIWSGVNVAGVSLRNLYPALGIDADSENWKEVHKQVVESAYEVIKLKGYTSWAIGLSVADLAESIRKNLRRVHPIPTMIKGLYGINEDAFLSVPCVLGQNGISDVVKVNLNPDEASCLKKSADTLWGIQKEL from the coding sequence ATGGCAACTACTGTCAAGGATCAGCTGATTCTGAATGTCCTAAAGGAAGACCAGGTTCCCCAAAACAAGATCACTGTTGTTGGGGTTGGTGCAGTTGGCATGGCATGTGCCATCATTATCTTAATGAAGGATTTGGCTGATGAACTTGCCCTAGTTGATGTCATAGAAGACAAACTAAAGGGAGAGATGATGGATCTTCAATATGGCAGCCTTTTCCTCAAAACACCAAAGATTGTTTCTGGCAAAGACTACAGTGTAACTGCAAACTCAAAGCTAATTGTCATTACCACTGGGGCACGTCAACAGGAGGGAGAAAATCATCTTAATTTGGTCCAGCGTAATGTGAATATCTTTAAATTTATCATTCCCAATATTGTTAAATACAGCCCTAATTGCAAGCTGCTTATTGTTTCCAATCCAGTGGATATTTTGACATATGTGGCCTGGAAGCTAAGTGGCTTTCCTAAAAACCGTGTTATTGGAAGTGGTTGCAATCTGGATTCTGCCCATTTCCATTACCTAATGGAGGAGAGACTTGGTGTCCATTCTTCAAGTTATCATGGATGGGTCCTTGGGGAACATGGAGACTCAAGTGTTCCCATATGGAGTGGTGTGAATGTTGCTGGTGTGTCTCTGAGGAATCTTTATCCTGCTTTGGGAATTGATGCTGATTCAGAGAATTGGAAAGAAGTTCATAAACAGGTGGTTGAAAGTGCTTATGAGGTGATCAAGCTGAAGGGCTATACTTCCTGGGCCATTGGATTGTCTGTGGCAGATCTGGCAGAAAGCATTAGGAAGAATCTTAGGAGAGTGCATCCAATTCCCACCATGATTAAGGGCCTATATGGCATTAATGAAGACGCCTTCCTTAGTGTCCCCTGTGTCTTGGGGCAGAATGGCATTTCAGATGTGGTAAAGGTAAACCTGAATCCAGACGAGGCGTCCTGTTTAAAGAAGAGTGCAGATACTCTTTGGGGAATCCAGAAGGAGCTgtaa
- the LOC122731217 gene encoding L-lactate dehydrogenase A chain-like isoform X2, whose translation MACAIIILMKDLADELALVDVIEDKLKGEMMDLQYGSLFLKTPKIVSGKDYMDILTYVAWKLSGFPKNRVIGSGCNLDSAHFHYLMEERLGVHSSSYHGWVLGEHGDSSVPIWSGVNVAGVSLRNLYPALGIDADSENWKEVHKQVVESAYEVIKLKGYTSWAIGLSVADLAESIRKNLRRVHPIPTMIKGLYGINEDAFLSVPCVLGQNGISDVVKVNLNPDEASCLKKSADTLWGIQKEL comes from the exons ATGGCATGTGCCATCATTATCTTAATGAAGGATTTGGCTGATGAACTTGCCCTAGTTGATGTCATAGAAGACAAACTAAAGGGAGAGATGATGGATCTTCAATATGGCAGCCTTTTCCTCAAAACACCAAAGATTGTTTCTGGCAAAGACTACA TGGATATTTTGACATATGTGGCCTGGAAGCTAAGTGGCTTTCCTAAAAACCGTGTTATTGGAAGTGGTTGCAATCTGGATTCTGCCCATTTCCATTACCTAATGGAGGAGAGACTTGGTGTCCATTCTTCAAGTTATCATGGATGGGTCCTTGGGGAACATGGAGACTCAAGTGTTCCCATATGGAGTGGTGTGAATGTTGCTGGTGTGTCTCTGAGGAATCTTTATCCTGCTTTGGGAATTGATGCTGATTCAGAGAATTGGAAAGAAGTTCATAAACAGGTGGTTGAAAGTGCTTATGAGGTGATCAAGCTGAAGGGCTATACTTCCTGGGCCATTGGATTGTCTGTGGCAGATCTGGCAGAAAGCATTAGGAAGAATCTTAGGAGAGTGCATCCAATTCCCACCATGATTAAGGGCCTATATGGCATTAATGAAGACGCCTTCCTTAGTGTCCCCTGTGTCTTGGGGCAGAATGGCATTTCAGATGTGGTAAAGGTAAACCTGAATCCAGACGAGGCGTCCTGTTTAAAGAAGAGTGCAGATACTCTTTGGGGAATCCAGAAGGAGCTgtaa